The Candidatus Paceibacterota bacterium genome includes a window with the following:
- a CDS encoding class I tRNA ligase family protein, whose protein sequence is MKKYNHLALEKKWQKEWEKKGLYKATNPKKATGVSSTEKLPPKCYVLDMFPYPSGQGLHVGHPRGYIASDIFARFKRMQGYNVLHPMGYDAFGLPAEQYAIQNNIHPRKAVLKNVATYKKQLEGIGFSFDWSREINTTDPEYYRWTQWIFLKLYDAWYNSKKGRAEHIDTLIASFPKNEWTSKSEKEKQDILMKYRLAYEGYSEVNWCPGLGTVLANDEIVQDKDGRPVSERGGFPVEKKSMRQWFMRITAYGDRLLEGLDTLEWSEHIKEIQRNWIGKSEGSEIEFALKIGSKNTAQKIKIFTTRADTLFGVTYMVLAPEHELVQSLRSSIQNWNEVSTYVQKIKNKADFERTAADKEKTGVELKGITVINPVNGEEVPVWVADYVLASYGTGAVMAVPAHDERDLEFAKKFKLPVNYLEVEDTDESRKEITQKAGGKLVTRYKFHDAIFARQRYWGEPIPLQHDKEGIIHEVAEKDLPLKLPNVTSYQPIGTGESPLAGVLSWTKKGYETNTMPGWAGSSWYFLRYMDPHNKAAFAGELALKYWQNVDMYIGGAEHATGHLLYSRFWHMFLYDLGLVPTPEPFRRLRNQGMILGADNRKMSKRWGNIINPDDVVSTYGADTLRVYEMFIGPFGQSLPWSTESIIGSRRFIDRIWRLAEKVELKGKGKSDKNPPQKISKETEILLNKTIKKVTGDIESFSLNTSISAMMILLNAFEKVAVDENRLEVGPFSQFLRLLAPFAPHITEELWSRFGNKSSIHKAEWPRFDPTKIEAEAVSVVVQIKGKMRGSVTVSAEASESEVLEAAKSNEHIAKWLEGQAIKKIIYVKNRLINIVI, encoded by the coding sequence ATGAAGAAATACAATCATCTAGCCCTAGAAAAAAAATGGCAAAAAGAATGGGAGAAAAAAGGCCTCTATAAAGCTACCAACCCTAAAAAAGCTACTGGTGTCTCTAGCACAGAAAAATTACCTCCAAAATGCTACGTCCTGGACATGTTTCCATATCCGTCTGGCCAGGGTTTGCATGTAGGTCATCCTCGTGGGTATATCGCTTCAGATATTTTTGCCCGCTTCAAGCGGATGCAAGGGTACAATGTCTTGCATCCAATGGGCTACGACGCTTTTGGTTTGCCTGCAGAGCAGTACGCCATTCAAAACAACATTCATCCGCGCAAGGCTGTTTTGAAAAATGTGGCCACCTACAAAAAGCAGCTCGAAGGCATCGGTTTTTCTTTTGACTGGTCTCGTGAGATCAATACAACCGATCCGGAATATTACCGTTGGACGCAGTGGATTTTTCTCAAGCTCTATGATGCTTGGTACAATAGCAAAAAAGGACGAGCTGAGCATATTGATACATTGATCGCTTCTTTTCCTAAGAATGAGTGGACAAGTAAAAGTGAAAAAGAAAAACAGGACATCCTGATGAAATACCGCTTAGCCTACGAAGGCTACAGCGAGGTCAATTGGTGTCCTGGTCTTGGGACTGTATTGGCTAACGATGAAATTGTCCAAGATAAGGATGGGCGACCGGTATCTGAGCGAGGAGGTTTCCCTGTAGAAAAAAAATCGATGCGCCAGTGGTTTATGCGGATCACGGCGTATGGCGATCGCTTGCTTGAAGGTCTGGATACTCTGGAGTGGTCTGAGCACATCAAGGAAATCCAGCGAAATTGGATTGGAAAGAGTGAAGGGTCAGAGATTGAATTTGCCTTAAAAATTGGCTCAAAAAACACCGCTCAAAAAATAAAAATTTTTACTACTCGCGCAGACACCCTTTTCGGAGTGACTTACATGGTATTGGCGCCAGAGCACGAGCTTGTTCAGAGCTTAAGATCAAGTATTCAAAACTGGAATGAAGTCAGCACCTACGTCCAAAAAATAAAAAATAAGGCAGACTTCGAACGGACAGCGGCCGATAAGGAAAAAACAGGAGTTGAGCTCAAGGGAATCACCGTTATCAATCCTGTAAATGGAGAAGAGGTGCCTGTGTGGGTCGCAGACTATGTCCTGGCCTCCTACGGGACAGGGGCAGTGATGGCAGTACCGGCCCACGACGAAAGAGATTTGGAGTTTGCCAAAAAATTTAAGTTGCCTGTGAATTATCTTGAAGTCGAGGACACGGATGAATCAAGAAAAGAAATTACCCAAAAAGCTGGAGGCAAGCTCGTGACCCGCTACAAATTTCACGATGCAATTTTTGCTCGTCAACGCTACTGGGGCGAACCGATTCCTTTACAACACGACAAAGAAGGAATTATCCATGAAGTAGCCGAAAAAGATTTGCCTTTGAAACTGCCAAATGTCACCTCATACCAACCAATTGGGACAGGGGAATCGCCTCTGGCTGGAGTGCTCTCGTGGACTAAAAAAGGCTACGAAACCAATACGATGCCTGGTTGGGCTGGGTCCTCATGGTACTTCCTCCGCTACATGGATCCTCACAATAAAGCGGCCTTTGCTGGGGAGCTGGCTCTGAAATATTGGCAAAATGTAGATATGTATATTGGAGGAGCCGAGCATGCCACCGGTCACTTGCTCTACTCACGTTTTTGGCACATGTTTCTTTACGATCTTGGGCTTGTTCCTACACCAGAGCCGTTTAGGCGCCTACGCAATCAAGGCATGATTTTGGGTGCTGACAACCGCAAGATGAGTAAGCGCTGGGGAAATATTATTAATCCTGACGATGTAGTATCGACATATGGAGCCGACACTTTGCGTGTCTATGAAATGTTTATAGGCCCTTTTGGTCAGAGCTTGCCGTGGAGTACTGAGAGTATCATAGGTTCACGTCGGTTTATTGATCGCATATGGAGACTTGCCGAAAAAGTCGAGTTAAAAGGAAAAGGGAAGTCGGATAAAAACCCCCCTCAGAAAATTTCAAAGGAAACTGAAATATTGCTGAATAAAACTATTAAGAAAGTGACTGGGGACATTGAATCCTTCAGTCTCAACACTTCGATTAGCGCCATGATGATTTTACTCAATGCTTTTGAGAAAGTGGCTGTAGATGAAAATAGGCTTGAAGTGGGGCCATTTAGCCAATTTTTACGTCTTCTTGCCCCGTTCGCTCCACACATTACGGAGGAGCTCTGGTCTCGTTTTGGTAATAAAAGCTCTATTCATAAAGCTGAGTGGCCACGTTTTGATCCAACAAAGATTGAGGCTGAGGCAGTCTCTGTTGTCGTGCAAATCAAGGGTAAAATGCGAGGCTCTGTCACAGTGTCCGCTGAGGCGTCAGAGAGTGAAGTCCTCGAAGCCGCTAAATCCAATGAGCATATCGCAAAATGGCTTGAGGGTCAGGCTATTAAAAAAATTATTTACGTCAAAAACCGACTCATAAACATTGTTATTTGA